The sequence below is a genomic window from Flavobacterium sediminilitoris.
GACCAAGCTCAGTTAAACCAGCACCAAATCCTGAACGTGTATCTTTATTTCCTGTATTTGTATATTTTTTCATTTTCATTTTAGTTGAAGGATTAATAGTCACCTAGAGTTTCAGGATTTTGCGCTAATGCATTTGCTAATTGCTCATCATTAGGTGCTTTACCATGCCATGCATGAGTGTGCATCATAAAATCTACACCATTACCCATTTCAGTGTACAATAAAACACAAACGGGTTTTCCTTTTCCTGTTTTTGCTTTTGCTTCCGTCATGCCATTAATAATAGCATCAATATTGTTACCTTCTTTGATTTCTAAAACATCCCAACCAAAAGCTTCAAATTTAGCTCTTAAGCTTCCCATTGCTAAAACTTCGTCAGTTGTTCCATCAATTTGTTTACCATTTACATCTACTGTAGCAATTAAATTATCTACTTTTTTAGCTGATGCATACATAATTGCTTCCCAGTTTTGACCTTCTTGTAATTCGCCATCTCCATGTAGTGTGTAAACTAAACTAGAATCGTTATTTAGTTTTTTTACTTGTGCAGTACCTAAAGCAACACTTAATCCTTGACCAAGAGACCCAGAAGCCATTCTTATTCCAGGTAAACCTTCATGTGTAGTTGGATGCCCTTGTAAACGAGAATTTAATAATCTAAAAGTAGCTAGTTCACTTATAGGAAAATAACCACTTCTTGCTAGTACGCTATAGAAAACAGGAGAGATATGACCGTTAGATAAGAAGAAAACATCTTCATTAATTCCGTCCATATCAAAACCTTCTTTTCTGTTCATTAAGTTTTGATAAAGGGTTACTAAAAATTCTGTACAACCAAGTGATCCTCCGGGATGACCTGAATTTACAGCATGTACCATGCGTAGGATATCTCTTCTTACTTGGACAGTTAATTCTTGTAATTGTTGTGTGTTTGGTTTCATTTACATAAATAATTTGGGCAAAAATACTTCATAATTTTTCTTTCAACAAACCTTTTATCAGGAAGTTATTCGAATTAATGAATTTATTTATTCACAATTAGTATTTCATAAAACTATTTTAAAATTTTAGTTTGAGTAACATGCAAGTGCACTATTTGATTTATATTTGCCCAGTAAAATTGTTATATGAAGTTCGATTTAGTTAAAAAAGATCCAAAAAGCCAAGCAAGAGCAGGAGTGATTACTACAGATCATGGAGTTATTGAAACCCCAATATTTATGCCTGTTGGCACTGTAGCATCTGTAAAAGGTGTTCATCAAAGAGAATTAAAAAATGATATTAATCCAGATATTATATTGGGAAATACATATCATTTATATTTAAGACCGCAAACAGATATTCTTGAAAAAGCAGGTGGTTTGCATAAATTTATGAATTGGGATCGAAATATTTTGACAGATTCAGGAGGATACCAAGTATATTCTCTTTCTTCAAATAGAAAAATAAAAGAAGAAGGAGTGAAATTTAAGAGTCATATTGATGGTTCATATCATTTTTTCTCTCCTGAAAATGTAATGGAAATTCAAAGAACCATTGGTGCAGATATTATTATGGCGTTTGATGAATGTACTCCATATCCATGTGATTACCGTTATGCAAAGCGATCTATGCACATGACGCATCGTTGGTTAGACAGATGTATTACGCATTTAGAAAAACTGCCATTTAAGTATGGCTATGAGCAAACTTTTTTTCCAATTGTTCAAGGAAGCACTTACAAAGATCTACGTCAACAATCAGCAGAATATATTGCTAATGCAGGAGCACAAGGAAATGCAATTGGAGGACTTTCAGTAGGTGAACCTGCTGAGGAGATGTACGCAATGACCGAAGTTGTTACCGCAATTTTACCAGAAGATAAACCAAGATATTTAATGGGAGTAGGAACACCAATTAATATTTTAGAAAATATTGCTTTAGGTATTGACATGTTTGATTGTGTTATGCCAACACGTAATGCAAGAAATGGGATGCTTTTTACAGCTCATGGATCAATCAATATAAAGAATAAAAAGTGGGAAGCCGATTTTTCTCCAATTGATGAAATGGGACATACTTTTGTTGATTTAGAATATTCAAAAGCTTATTTACGTCATTTATTTGCTGCAAATGAGTATCTTGGAAAGCAAATTGCTACTATTCATAATTTAGGTTTTTATATGTGGCTTGTTCGTGAAGCAAGAAGACAAATTGTAGCAGGAACATTTAGAGAATGGAAAGATAAAATGGTAATTCAAATGAGTCAACGCTTATAGTTAATTTAATGAAGCTAATTGATAAATATATTTTAAAGAGATATCTAGGTACATTTAGTGTAATGTTATTATTATTTATTCCTATTGGAATTGTAATAGACGTCTCTGAAAAAGTAAATAGAATGATTGAAAGGAAAGCTCCTTTTAATGAAATAATAATGTATTACGGTGATTTTATAATATACTTTGCTAATTTATTATTTCCTATTTTCCTATTTTTATCAGTTATTTGGTTTACCTCAAAATTAGCAAACAATACAGAAATTATTGCTATTCTTAGTTCTGGAATCTCGTTTAAAAGATTTTTAAGACCTTTTCTATTTGGAGCAACTATTGTTTGTGTTTTTGCATTATTAATGGGGTTTTTCTTAGTACCAAAGGCAAGTAAAGGATTTCTAGATTTTAGAAATACATATTTGAGAAGTAGTAGTTATAAAACAATGGAAACTTCGGATATATTTAGACAAATAGGAGAAGGAGAATACATTTACATTAGCAATTATAATTTTACCTCTAAAACAGGATTTAACTTTACGTATGAGAAATTTAAGGATAATGTTTTAGTTGAGAAAATTACCTCAAATAGAATAAAATATGATGAAGAGATAAAAAAATACTCTTTATTTAATTATGTAAAAAGGAATATTGGGAATAACAATGATATATTAGAGTTAGTAGATAAAAAAATTGTTGATTTTAACTTTGAACCAGACGAATTAACTCCAGTTTTTTATATTGCAGAGACAATGACAATTGGAGAGTTATTCAAATTTATTAATAAAGAAAAAGAAAAAGGAAATACTAGAATCAATGCATATTTAGTTGTATTGTATAAAAAATTTAGTTTACCAATTTCAGCATTCATACTTACTATTATTGCAGTAGCAGTATCATCCATGAAAAGAAGAGGAGGAATGGGAGTTAATTTAGCTATTGGAATTGTAATTGCATTTACCTTTATATTTTTTGATAAAGTATTTGGAACCATTGCAGAAAATTCAGATTTTTCGCCATTATTAGCAGTTTGGATTCCAAACATATTTTTTGGAATATTAGCCTTTTATCTTCTTAGAAATGCAAAACGATAGTATAAAAACATATTTGCATCTTCATTTAATAGTGTTTATTTGGGGATTTACAGCCATATTAGGAAAACTAATATCATTAGAAGCATTAAACTTAGTTTGGTATAGAATGTTTTTTGCGTCACTCTTTGTTTTAGCTTTTTTACTTATAAAAAAGAAAAGTATGGTGATTACAAAAAATGCATTTATAAGTTTTTCATTTGCCGGAATTGTAATAGCAGTACATTGGTATACTTTTTATGAAGCAATAAAAGTATCAAATATTTCAGTAACACTGGCATGCTTATCAACAGGCGCTTTTTTTGCATCTATTTTAGAACCTATCATACACAAAAAGAAAGTAGTTTGGTATGAAATGCTTTTCGGAATAATAACAATTATTGGATTAGGAATTATCTTTAAAGTAGAAACCCAATTTAAAGCGGGGATTTATTTAGCCATTACTTCAGCATTCTTATCAGCCCTTTTCTCTGTATTAAATGGAAAATACGTAAAAGAGTATGATCCAAATGTAATCTCTTTCTATGAAATTTTAATAGGCGTTTTAGGAATAAGTGTATATATGTTATTTACTAATAATTTTGATACAGCTTTTTTTGAAATATCATTAGAAGATTTATTTTGGTTATTAATACTTTCATCAATTTGTACCGCTTATGCCTTTTCTGCATCTGTGAAAATTATGAAGTTTTTAAGCCCATTTACAGTGATGCTAACTGTAAATATGGAACCTGTTTATGGAATTATTTTAGCATTGTTAATATTTAAAGACTCAGAACACATGAATTCCTATTTTTATCTAGGAGCAGGAATTATTTTAGTGACAGTTCTAGCAAATGGATTAGTGAAAAATTATAAAAAAAGAAAACTAAAATTAGTTGAATAATACATTTAATTAATTGAAAATTTTATCTTTGTCACAACAAACACAAACCAAAATTTAGTCCCATGGAATATTTAGATTTTGAATTACCTATTAAAGAGCTTGAAGACCAATTAGATAAATGTGTCGTTATAGGTCAGGAATCTGAAGTAGATGTAAGTAATACATGCAAACAGATTGAGAAAAAATTAGAAGAAACTAAGAAAAATATATATAAAAATTTAACTGCTTGGCAACGTGTTCAAATGTCACGTCACCCAAATCGTCCTTATACGATGGATCATATCAAAGCATTATGTGGTGATACTTTCCTAGAATTATTTGGAGATAGAGGAGTTAAAGACGATAAAGCCATGGTAGGTGGTTTAGGGAAGATTGACGGACAATCATTCATGATTGTAGGACAACAAAAAGGATATAATACGAAAACGCGTCAATATCGTAATTTCGGAATGGCAAATCCAGAAGGATATAGAAAAGCACTTCGATTGATGAAAATGGCAGAAAAATTTGGAATTCCTGTTGTTACTCTTGTTGATACTCCAGGGGCATATCCAGGTTTAGAAGCAGAAGAAAGAGGACAAGGAGAAGCAATTGCTCGTAATATTTTTGAAATGATTCGATTAAAAGTTCCTATTATTACAATTGTTGTTGGAGAAGGAGCTTCAGGAGGAGCATTAGGAATTGGAGTAGGAGATAGAGTATTTATGTTAGAAAATACTTGGTACTCTGTAATATCACCAGAATCATGTTCGTCTATTTTATGGAGAAGTTGGGAATATAAAGAACAAGCTGCTGAAGCTTTGAAATTGACACCAACTGATATGAAGAAGCAAAAATTAATTGATGATATTATTCCAGAACCACTTGGAGGAGCTCATCATGATAGAGAAACTACTTTTAAAAATGTTGAGACTTTTATTATGAAAGCATATAAAGAATTAAAAGACTTATCAACAGAAGATTTAATCGTACAAAGAATGGACAAATACAGTAAAATGGGAGAATTTAAAGAATAATTCATTTTACATTCAACATATAAAGTCCGAAGCCTAATAGTTTCGGATTTTTTTTGTGTTATTAACAAAAAGAATTATGTTTTCAACAGGTTTTTAACACAATAGAGCTAATAAGTTAGGATATAATTTATCAAAATTTGGTTACCTTCGCAATATGGAAAACGTCAGAAATAGCAGCTTTCAAAAAGAAAATAAAAGCGCTATTATTAATCTAGAAAAAGGAAAACTTCCTCCTCAAGCTGTAGATTTAGAAGAAGCAGTTTTAGGAGCAATGATGATTGATAAGAAAGGTGTAGATGAAGTAATTGATATTCTTCAACCTGATGCTTTTTATAAAGAATCTCATAAACATATTTTTGAAGCAATTGTTGAATTGTTTAACGATACTCAACCTATCGACTTATTAACAGTTTCTTCTCAATTAAAAAAGAATGCAAAATTAGAGTTAGCAGGAGGCGATTTTTATCTTATTCAATTAACTCAAAAAATATCATCTTCAGCTCATATTGAATTTCACTCAAGAATTATATTGCAAAAATATATTCAAAGAAGTTTAATAAAGATTTCCAACGAAATAATTGAAGAATCTTATGATGAAACAACAGATGTTTTTGATTTATTGGATAAAGCTGAATCTAAATTGTACGAAGTTACACAAGGGAATATTAAAAGAAGTTCTGAAACCGCCCAAAGTTTAGTTATCCAAGCTAAAAAGCGTATTGAAGAAATTGCAGGAAAAGAAGGATTAAGTGGTGTTCCAACAGGATTTCATGATTTAGATAAACTTACTTCTGGTTGGCAACCTTCAGATTTAATTATTGTGGCAGCTCGTCCAGGTATGGGTAAAACAGCCTTCACATTATCAATGGCAAGAAATATGGCGATTGATTATGGAGCTCCTGTTGCTTTTTTCTCTCTTGAGATGTCTTCAGTTCAGCTAATTACGCGTCTTATTTCATCTGAAACTGGCTTGTCATCTGAAAAGTTGAGAACAGGAAAGTTAGAAAAACACGAATGGGAGCAACTTTCAATAAAAGTTAAAGATTTAGAAAAAGCTCCTTTATATATTGATGATACTCCATCATTATCCATTTTTGACTTACGTGCCAAAGCACGTCGTTTAGCTTCTCAATATGGAATTAAAATGATTGTAATTGATTACCTTCAACTAATGACTGCTGGTGGAAATGGAAAAGGAGGAGGAAATCGTGAACAAGAAATTTCAACCATTTCCCGAAATTTAAAAGCATTAGCAAAAGAATTAAATGTACCAGTTATTGCTCTTTCACAGTTATCTCGTGCCGTTGAAACTCGTGGATCTAGTAAAAGACCATTACTTTCCGATTTAAGGGAATCGGGAGCGATTGAGCAAGATGCGGATATTGTTTCTTTTATTTATCGCCCTGAATATTATAAAATTGATGAATGGGATGATGAAGAGCGTTCTCCAACGCAAGGTCAGGCTGAATTTATTGTAGCAAAGCATCGTAATGGTGGTTTAGATAATATACGACTAAAATTCGTTGGAAACTTAGGTAAGTTTGATAATTTAGATGATTTTAGTTCTCCTTTTGATTCGCTACCTTCAAAAATGAATTTAGATGAACAAAATCCTTTTATTACTCAAAATCTTCCATCAGCAAATGAAGCATTTGGGAGTAATTTTAGTAGTGTTGATGATGAAGATTCAGATGTTCCTTTTTAAAAAGAACAACGATAATAATAAAAAAAAGGTTCCTTACAAGGAACCTTTTTTTTATTAGAATTTTAAGTTTTTAAATTTTAACTAAATGAAAATTAAAAGAGGATGTTGTTTGATTTCCAGAATTGATATTCTTTGGAGTAAATTCGGGTTTAAAATTAGGATTATAATTCCATTCTTCAGAGTGAATATAGCATCCTTTTGTAGTTAAATAAATATTACCATTATAAGGTTTGTATCCATCAGCTTGAATATGAATATCTATTTTATCCTGTATGTTTGATTTTGAAAACCCAGTTTGTATATGATAACTACTATTTGTAGATTCTAAAGATTTATTTAAAGGGAAAAATCGATTCCTTTTTACTTTTGCTTCCATCTTAATAGGTGATAAGATAGGTTTTAAAGTTATTGAATCTATAAAGAAACCTTTTAAAGTTAATTCATTTTCAATTAGCGCTACAGGAGAAAAATCTATTGTGTTTAAAGAATTTTCCGTTTCAGTAGCATATAGATTAGTGCTTGATAAGGCAATCGTACCAGTAGTAAAAATACCAACTTTTTTTACAAATGATCTTCTTTTCATAATTATTGGGATTAATAGTGTTATTTTAAATCTAGTTTTTAATTTAAGTTGACTTTTTATATAAAAGGTTGTTATATATTCTATAACAACCTTTTTTTAACCTTCTAATTAAAAGATAAGATTATTTTTTAATTATCAGTTTTTGAGAACTTATTTCTGTTCCATTAGTTCCTTTTATGAAGTAAATACCGTCAGATAAATTTTCAACATTTATTGTATTTTCAATATTTGAATTTACTCTAAATGATTTTACTGTTTGACCTACTTGATTTACAATAATAAATTGACCATCAAAATCAGCATTGATATTTAATTGTCCATTATTTGGATTAGGATAGATTGAGAATTTTGATTTGTTTTCAAAAGTATTTGAACCTAAAGTATTAACTGTATAACACGCTGATTCAACCGTACAAGTTCCAACAGTTACTTCAACTTTATAATCGCCAATTACTGTTGGAGTAAAATCTTGATTTGTTTCTCCTGCTAATAATGTATTTGGACATTCATACCATTGATAAGTAGCACCCACTTCGTTTGCTGTTAAAATACCAGTAGTTAATTCAGATATAGTATTATTAATAGCAGATGGCTCAGTAATTGTAACTGAAGCTGTATTTGTACAACCATTATCATCTGTTATAGTCACAATATAAAATCCAGCACTTATACCAGTAATTGATGCTGTTGTAGCTCCGCTGCTCCATAGGTAAGTATAAGGAGCTGTTCCTCCAGATGCAGTTGCAGTTGCAGCACCATCAGCTTCTCCATTACAAGAAGCATTGTTGTCTACACTTGCAGAGGCTATTAAAGCAGTTGGCTCAGTAATTGTAACTGAAGCTGTATTTGTACAACCATTATCATCTGTTATAGTCACAGTATACATTCCAGCACTTACACCAGTAATTGATGCTGTTGTAGCTGAATTACTCCATAAGTAAGTATAAGGAGCTGTTCCTCCAGATGCAGATGCAGTTGCAGCACCATCAGTTTCTCCATTACAAGAAGCATTGTTATCTACACTTGCAGAGGCTATTAAAGCAGTTGGTTCAGTAATTGTAACTGAAGCTGTATTTGTACAACCATTATCATCTGTTATAGTCACAGTATACATTCCAGCACTTGCACCAGTAATTGATGCTGTTGTAGCTGAATTACTCCATAAGTATGTATAAGGAGCTGTTCCTCCAGATGCAGTTGCAGTTGCAGCACCATCAGTTTCTCCATTACAAGAAGCATTGTTATCTACACTTGCAGAAGCTATTAAAGCAGTTGGTTCAGTAATTGTAACTGAAGCTGTATTTGTACAACCATTATCATCTGTTATAGTCACAGTATACATTCCAGCACTTACACCAGTAATTGATGCTGTTGTAGCTGAATTACTCCATAAGTAAGTATAAGGAGCTGTTCCTCCAGATGCAGATGCAGTTGCAGCACCATCAGTTTCTCCATTACAAGAAGCATTGTTATCTACACTTGCAGAAGCTATTAAAGTAGATGGTTCAGTAATTGTAAAACTTTGAGTAGTAGTACAACTGTTAGCATCTGTTACTGTTACTGTGTATGTTCCCGCAGTAAGTCCTGTAGCTGTAGCAGCAGTTCCCCCTGAAGGTGCCCAAGAATATGTATATCCAGGAGTTCCACCCGTAACACTTACAGTTGCACTACCATTAGTACCACCATTACAAGAAACATTAGTTTGCGAGTTAGCAGAAGCAACTAAAGCAGTTGGTTGAGTTATTGTGAAACTTTGAGTAGTAGTACAACTGTTAGCGTCAGTTACTGTACAAGTCCAAGTACCCGCTGGTAAACCAGTTACAGAAGTTGTTCCGTCACCTGTAGGGTTACCAGGAGTCCAATTATAAGTATATCCACCTACTCCACCAGTTGCAACGTTTACAGTTGCTGCACCGTTTGAACCACCATTACATGATACATTAGTTTGAGAAGAAGGCGTAAGTACTAAAGTAGTTGGCTCAGTTATAGTTACGGAAGTTGAAGCACTACAGTTATTAGCATCTGTAACCATTACATTGTATGTTCCAGCAGCTAAACCAGTTGCTGTAGCCGTAGTAATTCCAGAAGGAGACCATGAATAGTTAAAAGGACCAGTTCCTCCAGTAGGTGTTACAGTAGCAGCACCATTTGTTCCCCCATTACAAGCCACATTAGTTTGTGAAGATATAGATGCTGTAAGTGCAGGATTTACATTAATAGTTATTGTTGCACAAGTTCCAGGTGTTACACAACCTCCTTCACCTCTGATATAATATGTTGTGCTAGAACCAGAAGGAGTAACAGCAAATGTAGAACTTGCAGTAGTTCCTAATAATGACCCTCCGCAAGAACCCGTATAAATAGCCCATTGCGTAGCATCATTTAAAGTTCCAGTAATATTTAAAGTAGTAGATGCACCATTACAAACAGGATTTGCTGTTGCAGTAACCGTAGGTACAGTTGGATCTGTACATGATGGAGCTTCAAACAATCTAAAATTATCGACTGCGATTTCTTGAGAAGCTGAAGCATTTGCATGACAATTAAATCGGATATCTAAAGTTGAACCTGTATTAGGGATATTAGCAGATAATTCTGTAAAAGCATATGTTAATGCGGTACCATCACCTAAAAGATCTCCGTTAGTATCAACACTAAAAGTATTAGAAGAACTAGCATTGTCAGCATATATACCTATTATTTTATTCCAAGAACCACCATCAATTCTATATTCGATTACGATAAAGTCTTGCGCTGGAGGTCCTGGATTGATCCAATCAGTACCTTGAAAACTACCATTTATATTGTTACATGCAAAAAAGCCTTTAAAAGAAAGACCTGTTTTTCCAGCAATATTAATTCCTGACCAAGTTACTTGTTGATTTGCTGATATAGAATTTGATGAACAAGTAGGACCTCTATCAATATCTTCAGCTGCCCAAAATTTTGAACCTTCAAAATTGGAGTAAGTTCCAGACTGTAAGGCTATACCAGATAAATCAGTTCTCTTAAAATAAGCTGTTGCAGGAGGACCACCACAAGAAAATTCAGCTATTGAAGGTGTTCTAGTTCCAGAACTTGGAGCGCCAACATCTTCAAATGAGTCACTCCAAAACTGAGTTTGTGCATTTCCTTCTAAACAGAAAAAGGAAATGATGAATAAAAGTAAAGTAATTTTTTGTTTCATATTAGTCTTTTTATTGTTAATTTTTATACAAATATACTATTTAATTAAATGCTAAATTTATTAAATTCAATTTTGTATGTAATTGTTTTACAGTTTGTATGCCCTCTTGAGTTTGTATTATTGTAGCACTTATATGTAGATTATCTGAGGTAGCAATATGAATCTCATTTTCATCAATAATACTTACAATTGTACCAGGAAAGATATTGTGGTGTGGTTTATTAATTATTTTTGCATCTATTATTTTTGCTGGTTGTCCTAAAAAAGTAGTGTCAGCACCTCCATTCCAAGGATTACAAGCATGTATTAAAGCTACAATTTCATCTGCATCCATTTTTTTCCAATTAATATAAGTATCAGATAGAGTAGGTTTTTCATAGTAATAGGCCAGCTCTTCATCTTGAATAATACTAGGAATAGAATTAGCATATTGTAGCATATTAGCCATATTTAGGGTTACTTGGGCTATTCTATTACTTAATTTTACAGTTAAGCTACCATATGTTTCAGCTTCATTGATGTTAACGGGATCATTAAAGATAATATTTCCTTCATCAAAATTAGAATTCATAAAATGAGCACAAATGGCAGTTTGTTTTTCTTGATTTTTTAGGACATCAAAAATAGGCATCACACCTCTGTATTGTGGTAATGGTCCTGGGTGAAAATTGATAAATTTTTTAGTTCCGTACGCTAGTACATCGTCAGGAATTAAGAATGGAAAAGAAATGGAAAAAATATAGTCTGGTTTAATCTCATTAATCCAATCTTTCATGTTTTTCATTTTTGATTTATTAGGAAAATGATTGAATTTTATTTGATTATTAGCACATTCATTTTCTAATGCATCAACAATGTTATCAGAGCCTTTTCCAATAGCTACAGCATATAGAAATTTTTCAAAAGCTAACAATTGTAAAGCTGGAAAAGCAAATCTACCACCACATAATAATACTATTTTTACATTTTTTTCCATATTATATACAAGTATAACTATTATACCAAGCCGAGTTTATATTTTCTAATTCAAAAGAAGCTAGTTTTTCAAATTCTTCTTTATAATTAGGAATGCTTTTCTCTATTTCAATCTCACAAAAACCGTTTTTTTTAATAAGTTTAGCTTCAAATAAAGGACTTAAAGTTGTATTTGTTTTAACGTCAAACGAAATAGTACCTCTTGGACTATCAAATTCAAACTTTTTTAATTCAGTAGAAATTTCAACTAGGTTGTTTTTATGAATGTCTAATAAGTCAATTATTTTATCTACTATTGAAACACTTTCCCAACTTATTAGTGAAAACATATTTGGTTTTCTTCCAGAAGTTTCTAAGGTTTCAATAAAGGTTTTATTCTCTTGATTATTTATTTTTTTTGACCAAGAAATAATTCCTTTCACATTATTACTAGGAAAAACAGCTTCTTCCAGCGTTGATTCTTCCATACCAAAAGGAGTTAAATAAATAGGAATATTATCATTTTTAAAATATTTTTCAATTTCTTTAAAATACCACTGTACAAAATCACCACTAAAAAGTGATAAAAGAGCGGTATTAGGATAAGTATTCAGATGAGATTGTAAAGGTTCCATACTGAAATCTTCTGTTTTATAACCTGTAGCATGATTAAAAACAATTTTTCCATTAAAATCTTCAAAACTTTTACTGATGCTATA
It includes:
- a CDS encoding methionyl-tRNA formyltransferase, which translates into the protein MEKNVKIVLLCGGRFAFPALQLLAFEKFLYAVAIGKGSDNIVDALENECANNQIKFNHFPNKSKMKNMKDWINEIKPDYIFSISFPFLIPDDVLAYGTKKFINFHPGPLPQYRGVMPIFDVLKNQEKQTAICAHFMNSNFDEGNIIFNDPVNINEAETYGSLTVKLSNRIAQVTLNMANMLQYANSIPSIIQDEELAYYYEKPTLSDTYINWKKMDADEIVALIHACNPWNGGADTTFLGQPAKIIDAKIINKPHHNIFPGTIVSIIDENEIHIATSDNLHISATIIQTQEGIQTVKQLHTKLNLINLAFN
- a CDS encoding ABC transporter substrate-binding protein, whose product is MQKIGLLLPRSTYYETISFDIFQGLKSGLENFKNKEYKIITENIGFGADKQQCYRAAEKLLLEENVSIVVAYIGHRTAELLRPLFLAANKILVVLDAGANLPNEWPSCPNIFYHSLHNALGARLTAQKAVNDGFNEGALITGYYDGGYLHTYSISKSFEDFNGKIVFNHATGYKTEDFSMEPLQSHLNTYPNTALLSLFSGDFVQWYFKEIEKYFKNDNIPIYLTPFGMEESTLEEAVFPSNNVKGIISWSKKINNQENKTFIETLETSGRKPNMFSLISWESVSIVDKIIDLLDIHKNNLVEISTELKKFEFDSPRGTISFDVKTNTTLSPLFEAKLIKKNGFCEIEIEKSIPNYKEEFEKLASFELENINSAWYNSYTCI